CTGCCATCGCGCCAGCACTTCCCCGCGGAGCAGGGCGCCGTCCTTGGTCGCTTCCAGAATGCGCAGTAGGGCGTCGTCGTATTCGTGAACGCAGGCCGAGCGCAGCTCACGGGCGGCCGCATCCTGGGCCGCAGCCGCAGCTGCAATAGCTTCAAGCCGGGCGCTCACTGCTTTGATGGCACCATTGAGCGTACGCCTTGCAACGTGTGCTCGTCCGGCCGCATCAGCGGCAAGGCTGGCAAGCCAAAGTCTCAATCCGCTGACAGCTTCGGGCGGCAGCATTCCCAAATCGTCCAAACCACTTTCCTGCACCACGAAGAGTTCCGCAGCAGCCAGGCCCTGACGATCCAACATCGCCTTTAGGTCCGTCCTGACTTCTTCCTCCGCTGCCGGTGGCACGCGGTCCAGCACCACGGCGACCGTGATGTCCCGCGAAGCCGCATCCAGGAGCAGACGCCACGGGACGGCGTCGGCGTATCTGTTTGCCGTGGTGACGAACACCCAAAGGTCCGCTGCGGCGAGCAGCTGGCCTGCGAGCCTCCGGTTGTTGTCGGAAATCGAATCGACGTCGGGCGCATCCAGAATCGCCAGGCCCTGGGGCACGTGGTCGTGCCCCACGAGCACGAGGGACGTGATTGCCTGGGCATCCGGTGCGATCCCGGCTTGATTTGCAGGCAACGGGTCCGTGGAAACCCTGCCCCTGATCCGCTCCAGGTTGGGAAGTATGCGCTGGCCCTCAAACCACTCCGCGTCCTGCGGGTGGTGCAGGAGAATGGGCTGGCGGGTCGTGGGCCTGATGGCCCCGGCACGTGTCACCGGGGAGCCCACCAGCGCGTTAACCAGCGTCGACTTACCGGCACCGGTAGAACCGCCGACGACGGCCAGCAGAGGAGCGTCCAGGCTGCGGTACCTGGGAATCACGTAGTCGTCGAGCTGGGCAAGGGTCTCCCTGATCCAGCGGCGCCCCTCTTCGGCTTCGGGCAGGGCCAAAGGCAGGGCGAGGCCGGCTAGTTCCGTACGCGCTGCTTCAAGGGTGTTGACAGCATCAGCCTGCGCTTTGGTCGGGACAGGACTGAGCCCTGCTCTTGTCGGCTCTTCATGTGCGGTCACAGCATCATCATGCCAGCCCAATGGCCGCCTGCGGCTCAGCGGGAGTGTCGGCTTGGCGGGAATGTCCATTTGGCCAGACTGTCCGATTGCGTGTGCGGCCTGCCTGGGCGTTCCATTGATAATCCCCTGGCCTATCCCCGCACCTGGCCGGAAATGCGTTTAAACCAAGAAATCCCCCGGAACCGAAGTTCCGGGGGGATTTGTTTGTGACCCCAGCGGGATTCGAACCCGCGTTACCGCCGTGAGAGGGCGGCGTACTAGGCCGCTATACGATGGGGCCTTGCACTTTTTTGTCGCCGTTTCCGGCGATCAAGCTGAATGAGTATTTCATACTTTCAGCTCTCTTCCAAATCGGCTAAGCGAAGTGGAATTCCGATTTTCCGCTGCAATAGCGCGGAATTTCAGAGCTGGGATACCAGGACTCGAACCTAGAATGACGGTACCAGAAACCGTAGTGTTGCCAATTACACCATATCCCAAAGTGACTTTTGGACCGGAGTTCCTTGCCTCGGTTTCCCTTGGCTTTTCCCTCCGTGCCCCTCAGCACGAGTAATGACTCTACCGGAGTCTTGCCACCTGCACAAATCGCAAGGCCGTAACCTGCATCACATGGATATCAGGCCGCAGACGGTGCCTTGACGAGCAGTCTCGACAGG
This window of the Arthrobacter sp. StoSoilB5 genome carries:
- a CDS encoding dynamin family protein, whose amino-acid sequence is MTAHEEPTRAGLSPVPTKAQADAVNTLEAARTELAGLALPLALPEAEEGRRWIRETLAQLDDYVIPRYRSLDAPLLAVVGGSTGAGKSTLVNALVGSPVTRAGAIRPTTRQPILLHHPQDAEWFEGQRILPNLERIRGRVSTDPLPANQAGIAPDAQAITSLVLVGHDHVPQGLAILDAPDVDSISDNNRRLAGQLLAAADLWVFVTTANRYADAVPWRLLLDAASRDITVAVVLDRVPPAAEEEVRTDLKAMLDRQGLAAAELFVVQESGLDDLGMLPPEAVSGLRLWLASLAADAAGRAHVARRTLNGAIKAVSARLEAIAAAAAAQDAAARELRSACVHEYDDALLRILEATKDGALLRGEVLARWQDFVGTGEFFRALEQNIGRMRDRMGAFFRGEPAPAVKVETAIETGLQAVILDEAANAAENVDRRWRSDTAGRQLLGAADLSGTSPGFDAKAAGAIRSWQEGLMELIRTQGQEKRTQARWLSFGVNGLGAALMVVVFSMTAGLTGLEIGIAGGTAVVGQKLLEAVFGEDAVRRLAQQARADLQTSCQRLLEEERDRFLGRLDAAGPYPGDVRGGMDLARHAQALRRLAGAA